From Aegilops tauschii subsp. strangulata cultivar AL8/78 chromosome 5, Aet v6.0, whole genome shotgun sequence:
tagcctctttcgataagtaagagtgtcgaacccaacgaggtgctaaaggtagaacaaatattccctcaagttctgtcgaccaccgatacaactctacgcacgcttaacgttcgctttacctagaacaactatgaaactagaagtactttgtaggtgtttttggataggtttgcaaggtaatcaagagcacgtaaataaattctaggggctgaattttggacacaatctctatccggaaattagctttcttgcggcgaaagaagggctccaaccgccttacagggtggccacgagggtccagggtgcgcctgaccccctggggcgcgcccccttgcctcgtggccccctcaggcatcgtatcgcgttgattcttcttcccaaaaatcacaaatattccaaaaaaatctccgtcagtttttatcccgtttggactctgtttgatatggattttctgcgaaacaagaaacatgcaacaaacaggaactggcactgggcactggatcaatatgttagtcccaaaaatagtataaaaagttgccaaaagtatatgaaagttgtagaatattggcatgggacaatcaaaaattatagagacgacggagacgtatcagcatccccatgcttaattcctactcgtcctcgagtaggtaaatgataaaaaagataatttttgatgtggaatgctacctagcataatcttgatcacataatctaatcatggcatgaatattaagacacaagtgattcaaagcaatagtctatcttttgacattaagacaataatacttcaagcacactaataaagcaatcatgtcttttcaaaataacatggccaaagaaagttatccctacaaaatcatatagtctggctatgctccatcttcaccacacaaaatattcacatcatgcacaaccccgatgacaagccaagcaattgtttcatacttttgacgttctcaaaccttttcaactttcacgcaatacatgagcgtgagccatggacatagcactataggtggaatagaatatgatggtggaggttatgtggagaagacaaaaagaagaaagtctcacatcgacgcggctaatcaacgggctatggagatgcccatcaattgatgtcaatgtgaggagtagggattgccatgcaacggatgcactaagatctataagtgtatgaaagctcaaactggaaactaagtgggtgtgcatccaacttgcttgctcatgaagacctagggcatttgaggaagcccatcgttggaatatacaagccaagttctataatgaaaattcccactagtatatgaaagtgataactcaagagactctctatatgaagaacatggtgctactttgaagcacaagtgtcgtaaaaggatagtaacattgccccttctctctttttctctttttttattttccttttttattattttttattatttttttggtgggcttctttggcctctttttttatttgggcttctttggcctcttttatttttttgataaagtccagagtctcatcccgacttgtgggggaatcatagtctccatcatcctttcctcactgggataatgctctaataatgatgatcatcacacttttatttacttacaactcaatattacaacttgatatctagaacaaagatatgactatatgaatgcctctggcggtgtaccaggatgtgcaatgatctagcgtagcaatgacatcaaaaaacggacaagccgtgaaaacatcatgctagctatcttacgatcatgcaaagcaatatgacaatgaatgctgaagtcatgtatatgatgatgatggaagttggatggaaatatatctcggaatggctatggaaatgccataataggtaggtatggtggctgttttgaggaagatataataaggcttatgtgtgacagagcgtctcatatcacggggtttggatgcaccggcgaagtttgcaccaactctcgaggtgagaaagggcaatgcacggtactgaagaggctagccatgatggaagggtgagagtgcgtataatccatggactcaacattagtcataaataactcacatacttattgcaaaaatctattagtcatcgaaacaaagtactacgcgcatgctcctagggggatagattggtaggaaaagaccatcgctcgtccctgaccgccactcataaggaagacaatcaataaataaatcatgctccgaattcatcacataacggttcaccatacgtgcatgctacgggaatcacaaacttccacacaagtatttctacaatccacaactgcccactagcatgactctaatatcaccatctttatatcgcaaaactattgcaaggaatcaaacatatcatattcagtgatgtacaagttttatgtaggattttatgactaaccatgtgaatgaccagttcctgtcaactctctaaatagatataagtgaagcaagggAGTTTAATTCTTTATACAAAAGATATGctcacgctctaacaaatataagtgaatcaaaagagcattctacaaattgcggttttctatgtgaagagaaacaggcaatccaaacttcaaatgatataagtgaagcacatgaagcattctataaagccatactcaaaagatataagtgaagtgcaaagagcattctataaatcaaccatggaatatctcataccagcatggtgcataaaataaaagtgaaaactaaatgcaaaagactctccaagatttgcacatatcgcatgaacgaaacaaatccgaaaacataccgatacttgttaagaaagaggggatgccttccggggcatccccaagcatagacgcttgagtctccttgaatatttacttggggtgccttgggcatccccaagcttgagctcttgcctctcctccttctcctcacatcgagaccttctcgatcatcgaacacttcatccacacaaaacttcaatagaaaactcggtaagatctgttagtataataaagcaaatcactactctaagtactgttgcaaaccaattcatattttgttttggcattgtagctactgtaatataactttttcatggcttaatccactgatataaatcgatagtttcatcaaaacaagcaaactatgcatcaaaaaacagaatctgtctaaaacagaacagtctgtaataatctataacattcaccatacttatgatacttgaaAGGTTCTGCCAAAATtatgaaaaataaacaatttttatagaaagacagtgaaaaaagtttcagaaccatttgacgttccagtaaaaaaaaatgtaaaatcgcgcactacagccaatgtttctgtcctgcaccgcacaaaccaacaagtattgtaaacatcctaaaggcaaaccttggcacattatttttataatacaatggaattgtacaaggggataattatttttgttgaaaagtttctataatcaagattcacaaagttttcgtgagcatgaacaaagttcaaggctagctctcacttcaacaatgctcgtctttctcactttcgctttattttgtgaaaaagttttaggttcccctctttatttttttgtttttaaactatataaaagcactcaatagaaataaatgactctctaaaactttcgggttgtctccctggcagcgctttctttaaagtcattaagctaggcatatagtgctcaagtaatggatccacccggatcccaaggtatatcaaagccaattttaattagcattgatttgtaatttagtagtgagcacaaagtaacatatataatataatgacgaagtctaactctcttcctatgcatcggcatgtcataaaagaacaattcatgcacacatagtaaaggccaatgcatagtataaacggtttcttgcaattttatcatgttggaaacatagagaggcggagatgtagttcctctctcataataattgcaagtaggagcaagcacatgcatattatattcatcaaaatcatcatgtgcaacgataaaaggcaacccatcaatataatccttcataagtgcaaacttctccgatatagtgtagtcgggagaactcaaaaagataatagtactatcatgcgtgggtgcaatagcaacaatttcatgtttaacataaggaactatagcaagttcatctccataagcataattattggcatcttggccacaagcatagcaagcatcatcaaaaagggatatttcaagagaatcaaagggatcataacagtcatcatagcaattaTCCTTCAGTaggcacgaagggaaattaaacaatgtatgagttgaagagttactctcaatagaaggtgggcatgggtgatcaatctgctcttcctccttttgttcttcgctctcctcctcatctttttcatccaatgagctcatagtttcagtaatttcttcttccatagattcctgcaaaatattagtctcttcttggacagcggagactttctcaataaatgcatcaatatcagaattgaattcataattggcatagcaatatttatgtaacatcccaaaattctaaattttggaatgttataattaaatagatagttatgattgattgtgtgaagtttagcgaaattcgaaactttttgaaagttaaatgagagggaataaaatgactttcccaaactttcatttttgcttttatgatctccgtgaattcaaattcttttcaccacaaaaccctggagagaagatgacatgacttcttccatttatttaaatgacaaggggtgttgaaaatatttgaatttcatttgagaatatttccaattctgaaactttatgcaactcaatgattttcacgagcgaagataaaatgacttcttcaaacatatgaaatatgagttgggagtttcaaaggatcaaattcaaagtccttttggaaattatttttaatttggagttatttgggtttttttcaaattatttttctccaaaaataaaatacatggaaaatagggtaacatgattccctataatagaaaattggagataaataaatttgaaattatttttgtatttttaaaatgattttttattggattttagtagggcagtagcactctttgaattatttaaaattgtgtggattttatttgactctagaaaaatgtccatcttgtagaaaatcttttttctgaaaattttgatatattatatgcctatagtatttttatttatttaaggttttctttattttctttgcgctgttttaaaaaaaacttcttccccgactgggccggcccagccaaccgggccaggccacggcccagcccaACCGCGTCGTCTCCCTCCCGAGCGGGAGACCGGCTGCCGCACACCAGCGCCGCCGTGCCGCCTCCTGACTCCGCGCCCGCCGCCTTTGCCTTGCCCCGCCTCCACGCCTCGCCTCCCCCTTAAATACCGGGCCCCTCGAGCCCCGCGACGccttgagccgccgccgccctcgcatctcgcgccgccgccgcagatCCCGCCGCCGCTGCTGCGAAGCCGCGCCGCCTTGctgcgcctcgccgccgcctccaccgccccgcGTAGCCACCGCCTGCGCCGCTAGCTGCTGCTGTCGTCGCCGCCCGACGTCGCTGTCGCTGCAGTCGCCGGAGCTCGCCTCCGGCGCCGCCACCGATGACCCGCCGGCCGACCCGCCCGAACCGGTATAACCCGCCGACCTGATCCGGTTATTTTTTTAGGGTTTCGgttttcgtttaaaaaaaccgtttttttaatttggttagttaaatagTGCGCGTTCGCTAGTTTAGGTTCTGGAGCAAACGAATTCATTAGATTAGGTTctgttagcgagcgttcgctcgatagatttttcttttctttttaatttcggccagggacctatctgtgatgaTTTTATTTATAGATCAGCCCCTGATTttcaaacgatcactactttgtactcgtttatccaaatccaacgaaactaatgcccacttcttcgttatgatcccctcttttcagtaaaacaacttaaacatgtttttgaaagttttaaaatttgatttcaaacagatttgtatttgaacttcttttgttcatagcttgagttttataactccgtttgagttgattctttttgcaaattaaagctcttgacctaaaattTTTGATAAGGCTAAAttcacccaattttggtactgttagaattttttttctgttgcaagagttatttgcttgtgttttgaagttttccgaattgttttcttcgttctttccgatcttttgagtgattgtgtatgtgtggttactattgcttgcttacgatagattgactgGAGTGTGaagagtagaactatcaagagtgttgagtgcgaatcatcttcatcagcagtacaggcaagttcacactttgctcatatccctttcatacccagttttatgcattagtttcaccctcaaacattgcatgagtaggattgataacatgtgggtattgggaagtagttgatgaggtaggaacctattgccctgcattcaaacttGGGAGTTACTGTTACGTTATGCTTAtgctgctatgctatgctcgtagacgtggattgggtttgagagtattcatgacagatgtgagattgttaattaatggttcaacttaaggtggcaacttgaatacacatctgggtggattgaggcacctggggtacccagtgattgcctgtattttttggaaatcccggggtaccgtgtgattctcccatggaccgccacccaggctcaaagggatcatgagattattcatgctagaaacttccgtgtgcagccacaagctattatgggctctagcatagttgattaagtcgtgtgaactcttacagtggtagactagcagatgtaggggaaagtaggtgtaactgtctacccatcgtaatgtgctaacgcttctgaaagaccgtgtctcggtcatccgtttctcaaacatcatgaagtgtgagaaatccaacggaggagattgagtcttgtggggaaaagtgctgtaacacccacgatgcggctatatctcccacgtgtcgaggcacgacttagaggcataaccgcattgtggttttgtcgcaagaagggccatcttcacacaatcccatgtaatgaacaagaatgggataaagagttggcttacaatcgccacttcacacaatacataaatgaatcatacatcattcagagtacacacataggtccggcTACGGAacccaaaataaaagaagacaacccaactgctagatccctgatcgacccaactgggcaccactattgatgaacatgaaaagaaacaacacaacgaacaagatcttcatcgagctcccacttgagctcggttgcgtcacctgcactggtatccctggcacctgcaactgttttgaaagtatctgtgagtcacgaggactcagcaatctcacacccgcgagatcaagactatttaagcttataggaaaggatggtgtaatgaggtggagctgcagcaagcactagcatatatggtggctaacatatgcaaataagagcgagaagagaagcaacggaacggtcgtggagctagcaatgatcaagaagtgatcctgaactcctacttacgtcaaacataacccgaaagctgtgttcacttcccggactccgccaagaggagaccatcacggctacacacgcggttgatgcgttttaattaaggtcaagtgtcaaattctctacaaccggatattaacaaattcccatctgccacataaccgcgggcacggctctcgaaagtttataccctgcaggggtgtcccaacttagcccattataagctctcacggtcaacgaaggataaaccttctcccaggaagacccgatcagtctcggaatcccggtttgcaggacatttcgacaatggtaaaacaagaccagcaaaaccgcccgatgtgccgacaaatccttataggagctgcacatatctcgttcttagggcaacaccggatgagacatcctacgagtaaaaccagacctcgagtttccacgagggggccccacagtctactcagttcggaccaacactcgaaggagcactggcccgggggggttaaaataagatgacccttgagtctgtagaacccaagggaaaaagggataggtggtagcaaatggtaaaaccaaggttgggccttgctggaggagttttattcaaagcgaactatcaaggggatcccataaatcacccaaccgcgtaaggaacgcaaaatcaaggaacataacaccggtatgacagaaactagggcggcaagagtggaacaaaacaccaggcaaaaggccgagccttccaccctttaccaagtatatagatgcattaattaagataagagatattgtgatatcccaacagaGTTCATAAAAtcccatgttccaacaaggaacaaacttaaacttcacctgcaactagcaacgctataagaggggctgagaaaaagcggtaacatagccaaacaatggtttgctaggaagggtgacaacgGTTAGAGGTTcctggcaatttgggaggcttgataagcaagtggtaggtagcgcgacatagcaatagagcgaacaactagcaagcaaagatagaagtgatttcgagggtatggtcatcttgcctgaaatcccgcaaggaagaagaacgagtccatgaagaagacaagcggacgtagtcgaacgaatcctcacaactcctgaacgaaaccgaaggtaacgagagaagcaacccggaaagaaacaaacaacatagtaaacaaccatcacataaacatggcatgatgcacaatcaagtatgatgcatgtccgatttaatgagcatggcatggcaaaatgcacaaacaatactacaaattaagtggagcgcaatatgcaacgagttgcatattgacgaaacaccacaacaattatttagttctctctcgtttatgtacccaacaatgttaaatgttgattaacatggcaagaggtgagacataagtaaactacacattttaggcaatttaaatgaggccggaatgacaaacaacaattccggaaaatccccatatgcatattttgaatttgctactgttctgccataaacacaattttaatgttgttaaacagcaaaataaagtgcaccatgttaaactaggcatttttctaccccatttacatataaagtttattaaattccgagttacggttaattagttatgaaataaatcattttaacatggcatttaagcaaatttaaacaaacaacactttaaacattttaaacatggatgagagtgacatattattaaactacacaaatttctgagcattttacatgtataaattattttaatccgatgcacggttgtgaagttattatatgcatgaagtgcaaggggttttctgtaaaactggCAGTCTCTGGATAATTAGGAAATTTGCAGCAGCGGATAAAAAACACTGCGGGCCTAAACTGGCTGGCCCACTGGTGCACAGGAGCGGGCACTGGGCGCTGCTCACCATGGGCTGAGGCCCGGTCGATGGAGGAGGCCGGGCAGGGAGCGCTGGGTCTTGGAGGCAGCAGGCCGGCTGGCTTGGGGGCGCTGGGCCGAAGCCAGGCTGGGCCGGAGACGTGGCTGGTCCACGCAGGCGACGGAAGGGTGCGGTCAACGCAGTCGACGCAGGGGAAGGAGCGGTGCGGCTGCAACTTGGCGTTCGATCTGAAGCAGGGAAGACAGGAGGCGGTGCGATGCAGAGGACGCAGGGGAGTCGGGGCGAGAGGAGCCGGGGCGGCCACCGACGAGCACGCGATGGCGGATCCGGCCATGGggcgccggacttggccggagaAGGGGCGGAGGCGCGCCGGGTTGGGGCGGCAGTGGCTCTGCTCGTTGCAGGGGAAGCAGATGGCAGCGGCAGGGAGTCGGCGGCGGCGAACGAGCGCGAGGCAGAGGAGGCAGGCCTGGCGCGCGCTCTGTTGAAGCAAGGGAAACGAGCGGGCGACGCGGTTGGCCTGCAGGTGGCCGAAGGCTGGCCAGGGTGGCCTGGTTCGTCGAGGTCGCCGGCAATGGTGCTAGGAGGTGGTGGCACCCTCGGGCTCCAAGGCGACGGGGAGGAGGCCGTGGGTGAGGGAGGCGAGGCAGGAGGCGAGGCAGGCAGCGGCGACGAACGAGGtgaggaggcgctcgggcacctgCCGCTGGATCGAGGGATCGAGGAGCTCCTCTCCTTTGGTGCTGGACACGCACGGGAGCCGGGAGGGGAGGCGGCTGGAGGACGAGGAGAGACGAGGGCGACGCCTGGAGCAGCCGCTGGAAGGGCTCCGAC
This genomic window contains:
- the LOC141023303 gene encoding uncharacterized protein; this translates as MIQILSASLFILLPGTKPWRPRTPLARLVGALPAAAPGVALVSPRPPAASPPGSRACPAPKERSSSIPRSSGRCPSASSPRSSPLPASPPASPPSPTASSPSPWSPRVPPPPSTIAGDLDEPGHPGQPSATCRPTASPARFPCFNRARARPASSASRSFAAADSLPLPSASPATSRATAAPTRRASAPSPAKSGAPWPDPPSRARRWPPRLLSPRLPCVLCIAPPPVFPASDRTPSCSRTAPSPASTALTAPFRRLRGPATSPAQPGFGPAPPSQPACCLQDPALPARPPPSTGPQPMEL